CGGCGTATTATGCTCGGGACGTACGTACTTTCGAGCGGATATTATGATGCCTATTATTCAAAAGCCCAAAAGGTTCGCAACCTGGTCAAACAGGATTACGAAAACGCTTTTACCACCTGTGACGCAATTCTGACGCCAACTTCACCATCGACCGCGTTTAAGATCGGTGAACGATCCGACGATCCTTTGGCGATGTATCTGAGCGATATATATACGGTTTCCGCAAACCTCGCCGGTGTGCCGGCGATAAGTGTTCCGTGCGGTCTGTCGCAAGCGGGCCTGCCGATCGGATTGCAGCTGGTCGGAAATTTTTGGTCCGAAGATGTGCTATTGAATCTGGCCTCGGCCTATGAGACGGCATTTCCGCTCGGTTCGGATCCGAATATTTTCGTCGATTGATTCCCCCAAGGAGCTTAGGCGATGCGTAGTTGGTTAATGTCTTGTGGCGTAGTCTGAAATAGCGGCGTTGAGTGTGAAGGTAAAATATTGGTCCAACGCGACCGTTCTTGCAAAAGCTTTTCAATCTCAGCAACCGGAAGCGGCTTTGAAAACAAATAACCTTGACCAAATTCGCACCCGAGTATTCGCAGTTGATGGAATTGATGTATGCTCTCGATGCCCTCGGCAACGACCTTTAAGTTTAGAGCTTTCGCCAATGCGATAACGGTTCGGACGATCTCACCGTTTTCGGAATTATCTTCCATTGCACTTACAAATGAACGGTCAACCTTGAGAAGGTCGATAGGAAATCTGTGTAGGTAGCTAAGACTCGAGTAACCGGTCCCAAAATCATCAATACTGATCTGAACACCGGTCTTTTTGATCTGCTTTAACATCAGTATCGCCGTTTCAGCATTTTCCATGACAGCACTTTCGGTAAGCTCGAGCTTTAGCGACGCCGGCGAGATCCGCGTTTCGGCTAAGACAGCACTGATCTGATCGACTAAATTGGGGTGAGCAAAATGCTTGCCGGAAAGATTGACTGCAACACTTAGAGGCGGTCCGGCGGGATTTTGAGCTTGCCAACGTGCGACCTGGTTACACGCCGATTGGAGAATCTGGATCGTCATCGGCACGATCAACCCGGTATGTTCGCTGATCGGAATAAATTCATTAGGCGGCACGAGTCCGCGTGTCGGGTGATTCCATCTGACCAAGGCCTCGAAGCCGACAAGATCCGCATTTTCAAGTCCAATGATCGGTTGGTAATGGAGTTCAAACTCTTTGCGTTCAATAGCGTATCTAAGGTCCGTTTCGAGTTGCATTCGGGTAACTGCCCGGATATGCATCTTCTGGTCGAATATCACGTGATTTTCGTTATTGTCCTTGGCGTAGTACATCGCGATATCGGCGTCCCTAAGGATGTCTTCCGCCTCGGCGTACCGCGAATTCCCAAAGGCGATACCGATCTTAACATTGGTGAAAACCTGACGGCCTTCCAGCGTATAAGGCTCAGCTACGCGTTTATTCAACCTATCCGCAAATGCCATCGCCTCATCGCGAAGCGTTAGATCGCTCAAAATTATGCCGAATTTGTCCCCGCTGAAACGCGCCACCATATCTTGTTCGCGGATAATCTGCTCCAGACGTTTTGCGACGCTCCGTATCAAACGATCGCCCATTGAATGACCGAGACTGTCATTGATGGTCTTAAACCGATTAAGATCAAGCAGAAGGATGGCAAAGTTAGCCTCTGTATTGTCTTTGCTCTCCTGAAGCGTCAATTTCAGACGATCGATAAAGTAGTTTCTGTTTGGTAAACCCGTAAGTTCGTCGTGATAAGCAGCGTGGCGAAAATTCTCGTGACTTTCCTGTAAGTACTGGGTCATCGTCTCAAGTTCACCAACGTATCTTTCGAGTGATTCGACCTTACCTTCGGCTGATTCGGCTCGTGCCCGTTCATTTGACCGAAAACGTTCGGCGGTCGAATCAATATTCGACATATATCGTCGATACATATAGATCGCAAACGCGAAGAATGCTATAACACCTGAAACCGCGTAGGTATTGGTCTGCAGAATACCCGAGATCAACAAACCGCCGGCGATACCGACCAAACCAAAGATCAATAGCGAATCGAGTAGGTACTTTTCAAAGCTCCATCGCGAATCGGACGTATGGCCAAATTGAACGACCGCAAAATTGAGGAGTGCAGACGTCACGTACATCGCGACGGTCGCAACCGATACAAACCAAACGAAACTTGTCATATCCGACCGCTGTGCAACCAGGTCGACAGATCCAAACATAGAACCGACAGCCTGTGCTGCCGCCGTCGATGCGGCGATGCCTATCGACGCCGAAACCACGCGGCCAGTAATCGCGACGGAGTTAGAACGACCGGTGGAAATCATCGCAACCGCCGAGAAATGAATTGTGGCCGCAATAACGCCGATCTCACCGCCGTAGAGATACAAGACGGCCAGGACCGTGGCATTTCCGATCACGATCTGAAGGTCATAGCGCTCAATATGAGCCTTGAGGAATGTACCGACCGCAATCGATACTCCGACAAGCGTAATAAGTGCAATATCTATACGTGACGGATTCAGCTTAGAACCTGCCACGCCGACACATACGAGAGCCATTGCCCCGATTAGCACCGTCAAAATGATAAAGGTTGAGGATCGTTTTTCCATTAGATGGACCGAGTTGCTGTAGAAGGTCTGACCGGTAGGATAAGGCACACAGAAAACATTGTTTAATGTTTGCCTAACCAATATTAACTCAAAGCATCGACGTTTGACAATGATTTTTTTCGCTGAAACTTTGCTCGCTCCGGCGTTGCCCGTGGTGCAATACTCGTGCCGTAGCCGATACCGGTCGAAATGCCTTGTTTTCCCAATCCCGGTTTCCAGCATTAGGTCAATTCCCCCCACCGCATCGGTCACATTGACTGGCAGAATCGTCAAAATGCAAAAAAAGCGGTGCCGAATTTCTCGGCACCGCAAATACGATCAAATTAGTTATTGTCTTACTTCGTGATCCCGACTTGAGTAAGAGCATACGCATAGTCGAATGCGACTTCCTTCAAACGGTCGTATCTGCCGGATGATCCGCCGTGTCCCGCTCCCATATTTGTTTTCAGCAATACGATATTTTTATCGGTTTTCATCTCCCTTACCTTCGCCGCAAATTTTGCACCTTCCCAATATGGGACCTGGCTGTCGTTAAGCGATATTTCGATAAGCATATTCGGATACGCTTGCTTTTTGACGTTGTCGTATGGCGAATAAGAATACATATAGTCCCACGCCTTCTTGTCGTCGCGAGGATTTCCCCATTCGACCCATTCCTCGGTGGTCAAGGGTAGTGTTTCATCGATCATCGTATTCATCACGTCGACAAACGGCACCTGAACGATCGCTGCCTTGAATGTCTTCGGCGATTGGTTCATTACCGCACCCATCAACAATCCGCCCGCCGAACCGCCCTGTATCACGAGTCGGTCGGCCGATGTGTATTTTTCGCTGATAAGCCACTTGGCGGAATCGACGAAATCGTTGAACGTATTTATTTTCTTAAACATACGACCATCTTGCCGCCATTTTTCGCCGAGTTCTGATCCACCTCGAATGTGAGCGATCGCGTAAACCATTCCTCGATCGACCAGACTTAACCTTGCGGTTGAAAAGTTCGGTGTCATCGACGCTCCATAAGACCCATACGCGTATAGCAGCATCGGGGCCTTACCGTCGAGTTTCGTTCCCTTTTTCCAAACGATCGACACAGGAACCTTGACGCCGTCGCGTGCTACTGCCCACACGCGTACAGTTTCGTATTGTGATTTGTCATAACCGCTAGGGATCTCTTGCTGTTTTATCAATACTGATTGTCTTGTATTCAAATCGAATTCAAAGGTTGATTGCGGCGTTATCATTGACGAATAACCATAACGTACGACTGACGTGTTATATTCCGGATTAAACCCGAGATCCATCGTGTAGACGCTTTCATCCGTCGGTATCCGAAAGGACGCCCGCTTGCTTCGCATATCCATTACGCGGAGATATTCGAGTCCATTTTCGAGTTCTGAAACGACCGAATAGTCCTTAAAGAAACTTATGCCTTCGATCTTTACTGCCGGATCGTGCGGAATAAAGTCTTTCCAATTCTTTTCGCCCGGCTCTAACAGAGGTGTGTGAACTACTTTGAAGTTTTCGGCGTTCTTATTTGTGCGAATATAAAATTCACCGTTATTAAAATCCGCACTATATTCGTGGCCCTCACGGCGAGGTGACAAAACACTAAACTTGCCGTCTGCGACCGCATTGGCAGAAAGGTATCGATATTCAGTCGACGTTTTGGCAAAAGAGGCAATGAAGTACATTTGCCTATCACGCGACCGACTCACCCCGACGTTAAAGTACACGTCCTTTTCTTCAAAGATCAGCTCATTATTGTTCGTTCCGACGGAATGACGCCAAACCTTGTCGGACCGCTTTGAGACCGCATCTTCCTGTCCAACAAGGAGATATTTGCCATCCGGCGACCACTCGATGCTGGTAACACGTTCTATCTTGTCCGGAAGCATTTGGCCCGTTCGGAGATCCTTGATCTGTAGCGTGTATTGACGATATCCCGTCGTATCGGTCGCGAATGCAAGTAAATTGCCATCGTCACTCGGTTCGAAGTTCGAGATCGCAAAGTATTTGAGGCCCTCCGCCATTTTGTTTTGGTCGATAAGGGTTTCAGGGTTCGCACCATCGCGAGTCTTGCTGCGAAGGTAGGTTGGATATTGCTTTCCCTCCTCGACCCTGTTGAAGTACCAAAAATTGCCAAGTTTGTACGGCACGCTCAGATCGTTTTGTTTGATACGGCCGAGCATTTCCTTGTAAAGAGTGTCGGTAAGACCCTTGTGCGGTCCCATATATGCCTCGGTGTATGTATTTTCGGCATTGAGGTGCTCAATTATCGCAGGGTCCTTTTTGTCGTTGCGATCTCGGAGCCACGCATAATTATCGGTGATCTCGTAACCGTGGATCTTCAAAACCTTTGGGACTTTTTTTGCTACCGGTGTCTTCATATTTGACTGGGCAACGATCACGGTGTTACCGATAACGATAATGATAAAAACGACGACTATACTCATCAAACCTTTGATCATCTGCTTGCTCCTAAAATTGTTGTAGAATCTTAATTCTTACTACGGATAATCATACGTTTTGTTTCCGGTTAGACAAAATGCCATTGAATTCGCTCCGCAAACGTGCAAGATAGCAGTGTCGCCGGTAATTCGGTAGACTGCGGGTATGACCAAATACGATGTTTACGTCCGATGTGACCACTGTTCACAAAATCATTCGGTACACGTTTCTCTACAACTGGAAGACGATTCGCTCGATGGAACGCACTTAATGGATCACATCGCCGAAGACAAATTCCCGACCTCGATCGCATTTATGCGTTCGAACAAATACCGGTGTCCACATACATCCGAGCTATATGCTGCCGACGACATCGCTAAGATCGTTCTTTTTGCAGCCGTAAGGTGATAGTTCACCTCGATAAAAAAATACGTTGACCTCGCTGATTCGCAAGAGTTAAAATCTATTCTGAACCGTCTTGGCGCGTATAGTGCTTTCTGTACATTTTCTATTCCGCATTCGCCTGATTTTCTAGGTTCATTAATTATGTCAACCCGAATAGATGATCTACTGCGAATGGCTATGAGCTTCGGCGCCTCTGATCTCCATTTGCGTGCGGGTTCGTTTCCGGTGATACGGGTCACCGGCGAACTAAAACCGTTGACCGGTGTCAGTCGGCTAACACAAGATGAAACGCTTGAAATGGCGTTCTCGATGATGTCGAATCGTCAAAAGCAACATTTCAAAGAGGCTTACGAAGTCGACATCGGTTACGGTGTATCGGGGCTTGGCCGATTTCGCGTAAATATCTTTCAACAGCGAAATTCGATCGGCATCGTTGCCCGGGTCATATCCGATTCGATACGTGGATTTGCCGAACTAGGGATGCCGCCGATCCTGAATAAGATCGCCGACGAGACCAGAGGGTTGGTGCTTGTGACAGGTACTACCGGTTCAGGAAAATCAACAACACTGGCCGCGATCGTTGACTATATCAATCAAAAGCGGAACTGCCATATCGTTACGATCGAAGATCCGATCGAATTTTTACACAAGAATAAAGAGTCTTTCGTGACCCAACGCGAGGTTGACGTAGACACGCGAAATTTCGCCGAGGCACTCCGTGGTAGTCTGCGTCAGGACCCTGACGTGATCTTGGTCGGTGAAATGCGTGATCTCGAGACTATCGAAACCGCACTCGTAGCGGCGGAAACGGGTCATCTCGTACTTTCTACGCTGCACACACTCGATGCGTCCGAAACGCTATCCCGAATAATTACGGCTTTCCCGCCGTATCAGCAAAAGTCCATAAGGATCCAACTCGCGGGACTCCTAAAGGCAGTAGTCTCGCAGCGGCTGATGAAGTCCGCCAAAGGCAATAGTCGTATTCCTGCCGTCGAGGTCCTTATGTCCACGCCGTTGATCCGAGACTATATTCTTCACGACGACAAAACCCAAAGCATTCGCGATGCGATCGCGGCGGGCACATCACAGTACGGGATGCAGACGTTTGACCAGTCGCTATTTTACCTATACCAGTCCGGCCTTATCACGCTGGACGAAGCCCTTCGAGGAACTACCAATCCGGACGAATTCAGGCTGCGGCTTGCCGGCATCAACACGACCTCTGGAATCGCAAAGGAAGAAATGGAGAGAACCAGCGGGGTCGGCAACGTAAGTGATCTCATCGTCAGAAACTAGACATCACGGTTGTCAAGCATTTTAAGAAGGCCAAATGCAACGTGACCGCACGTCTAAATATCGATTTTGCAACGATTTTCGGCGAATTACCCTTGACAATTTGACGACTTGAATTATATATTTTAGTTTTACCAAGTCACACGGAAGGAGCTGAATTTACTACTATCGTCATTGCCCTCCGATGCATTCCAAAATGTAGAATGCGAACGATGGGACGATTGGTAGATAATTGGGTTTAGGGTGCGACCGGCAAGCATTTGCCCCGTCACACCAATTTGGTGATCTGAGAAAAAAATTGCCGGACTGCACGAGCAGGTACGGTATCCAAACAATAAGGAAGTAAGAAACGCGTAAATGACAAACGAGGTTACAACAGGAACTGAAGAAACGACCGCTGCAGAGACTTCAGTTGTGGATCAAACAGCAGCTTCAACAACACCGGCGGATATTACCGCCTCAGCCGAACCCGCCGCTCCGGCGACGGATGACGTTCAGAATGCGGGGGACATCGATTTCGGTGCGATCCTAGAGCAATTCGAACAGGAACAGACGATCTTCCATCCGGGCGAACTGGTTGAAGGTAAGGTCGTTGGTATTTCTGATCGAGGGATTCTGATCGATTTTGGCTATAAGTCAGAGGGTATCGCTCCGGTCGAAGATTTCACCGGCGAAGACGGCAATTTGACCGTCAGCGTTGGAGATTCGGTCGAGGTCGTGCTTCGAAGCATGCATTCGGGCGACGGTCCGCCGCAATTATCACGGCACGATGCTCTCGCACGCAAGGCGTGGGACGTTGTTGAAAGGGCTTTTAACGAAGAAGCTACTGTAACCGGAATTGTCCTCGACAAAACCAAAGGCGGCCTGAGGGTGGACCTCGGCGGCATCGAAGCGTTCCTCCCCGGATCGCAGATCGACTCGCGTCCGATCCACAGTCTTGACCAGTACAAGGGTCAGGAGATCGAAGCAAAGATCATCAAGTTTAGCCGACGCCGAAATAACGTCGTTCTTTCGCGTAAGGTACTCACCGACGAAGTCGTTGGAGTGCAGAAAGGAGAGACTCTAGCCCGTATCGATATCGGGTATGTGATCGAAGGCACGATCAAGAACCTTACCGAATATGGTGCGTTTGTCGACATCGGCGGCATCGACGGCCTACTTCACGTAACAGATATGTCGTGGGGACGTTTGCATCACCCCGGTGACCTGTTCAAGGTCGGCGACCACATTCAGGTCAAGGTATTGAAGCTTGACCGTGAGAAAGAAAAGATCTCGCTTGGTTACAAGCAACTCCTGCCCGATCCGTGGTCAACGGTTATCGAGGTATACCCTGTTAACACAAAGGTTACGGGTAAAGTTTCGTCGGTCACCGACTATGGTGTTTTTGTAGAACTAGAAGCCGGCGTCGAAGGCCTAGTGCACGTTTCCGAAATATCCTGGTCGCGTCGGGCTCAAAGTCCGAAGCGGATGTTTAATCGTAACGATGAGGTTGAGGTTCAGGTTTTGGGTGTTGACACGGTCGAGCGTCGCATCAGCCTTGGAATGAAACAGTTCCAAGAGAATCCTTGGGCAACCGTGGACATTCGCTATCCGATCGGCACTAAGATCCACGGACGCGTACGCAACATCACTGATTTCGGAGCATTTGTCGAACTCGAGGAAGGTATTGACGGACTCGTTCACGTTTCGGACATTACGTGGGCCAAGAAGATCAAACACCCGAAAGACGTACTGAAGAAGGACCAGGAAGTTGACGCGATCGTTACCAGCATTGACAAGCAGGGCCAGCGGCTCTCACTTTCGATGAAGGATCTTACGCCCAGTGCGTGGGAAGGCTTTGTCGCAACTCACCGCCCCGGTGATACGGTCCGCGGCAAGGTTTCACGCTTCACGAATTTCGGAATCTTTGTTGAACTTGGCGAAGGCCTCGAAGGACTCTGCCACATTTCTGAACTCTCTGACGACCGTGTCGAGCGTGCGGAAGACGTAGCTCAACTCGGTCAGGAAATGGATTTCAAGATCCTCCGAATCGAGCAGGCAGACCAGAAGATCGGACTTTCGGCACGTGCGGTCGGCAAGGAAGATGAACCGGTCGTTGATTCCAGAATGTACTCGACCGAAGCAAAGGGTGGAATGGCATCGCTCGGCGAACTTGCCAATTTGAGATTCGGCGGCGAGGCTGACGCATCTACTGAGGCTAAGGTTGAAGAAACGCCTGAAGAGAAAAAGGCTGCCAAGGTAGCCGCCAAAAAGGCGAAGGCCGAAGAGTTTGCGGCACGCGAAGCAGAAGCTCAGGTTGCAGAAGAACTTGCCGCCGCCTCTGCGGAAGATGAACCCGCCGTCGAAGAAGCAGTTGCTGAAGTATCTGCCGCAGATGAAACTGCTGAGGAAACGTCGGTTGCGATAGAATCGACCGAGGAAGAGTCAACTGCCGAGGAAACATCAGTTGAGACTCCGTCGGACGTATCGGCAGCGGTGGATTCGGAAGCGGCGGTTGATACGGCGGTCGAAGAAACGGTCGCCGAAGTTGACGCACCACCTGCCGAAGTCGAAGATTCAGACTCGCAGAAGGCCTAGTTCAAGGGTATTTGGCAATAACACTCTGGAGAGCTATAGAAAATGACAAAAGCTGATCTGGTAGAACGCGTCGCTCGCGAGGCGGATATGACCAAAAAGGATGCCGAACAGTTAGTCGAGATCATCTTCGACAGCATAACTGGAAGCCTGAATCGGGGCGAAAAGATCGAGCTTCGCGGGTTTGGTAGTTTTCGGGTTAGACAGCGTAATTCACGAAAAGGCCGAAATCCTAAGACCGGAGCGGCGGTAGAGATTCCGGCAAAACGTGTCGCATACTTCAAACCGGGCAAGGACCTTAAAGAACTTATCAACAAAGCATAGTTTAGGGAGTTAAGTCGTGGATGTACTCTGGAGTCCGTGGCGATATGATTATATAACAAAAGGCACGGTCCCAATTTTAGAGGGCTGTGCCTTTTGCGGTATTCTTCACAACTCGGCCAGTGATGACGATAATTTTATTCTTCATCGGGCCGAGTTTAATTTTGTCATCCTCAATATATACCCGTATACGTCAGGCCATTTGATGGTCGTTCCCTACGCTCACCTTGACGGTCCGGACATCGCGGAAAGATGTTCAACAAATGAAATGATGGATCTCGTAAATCGATCCGTCACCGCCATAAAATCTGTCTATCGGCCTGATGGAGTAAATCTCGGTATGAATCTCGGTAAAGCCGCCGGTGCCGGCGTTGCCGAACACTATCATATGCACGTTCTCCCGCGTTGGGTCGGGGACGTCAACTTTATGACCGCAATCGGACAGACGCGCACTATACCCGAGGCACTTACCTCCACCT
This is a stretch of genomic DNA from Chloracidobacterium sp.. It encodes these proteins:
- a CDS encoding EAL domain-containing protein, producing the protein MEKRSSTFIILTVLIGAMALVCVGVAGSKLNPSRIDIALITLVGVSIAVGTFLKAHIERYDLQIVIGNATVLAVLYLYGGEIGVIAATIHFSAVAMISTGRSNSVAITGRVVSASIGIAASTAAAQAVGSMFGSVDLVAQRSDMTSFVWFVSVATVAMYVTSALLNFAVVQFGHTSDSRWSFEKYLLDSLLIFGLVGIAGGLLISGILQTNTYAVSGVIAFFAFAIYMYRRYMSNIDSTAERFRSNERARAESAEGKVESLERYVGELETMTQYLQESHENFRHAAYHDELTGLPNRNYFIDRLKLTLQESKDNTEANFAILLLDLNRFKTINDSLGHSMGDRLIRSVAKRLEQIIREQDMVARFSGDKFGIILSDLTLRDEAMAFADRLNKRVAEPYTLEGRQVFTNVKIGIAFGNSRYAEAEDILRDADIAMYYAKDNNENHVIFDQKMHIRAVTRMQLETDLRYAIERKEFELHYQPIIGLENADLVGFEALVRWNHPTRGLVPPNEFIPISEHTGLIVPMTIQILQSACNQVARWQAQNPAGPPLSVAVNLSGKHFAHPNLVDQISAVLAETRISPASLKLELTESAVMENAETAILMLKQIKKTGVQISIDDFGTGYSSLSYLHRFPIDLLKVDRSFVSAMEDNSENGEIVRTVIALAKALNLKVVAEGIESIHQFHQLRILGCEFGQGYLFSKPLPVAEIEKLLQERSRWTNILPSHSTPLFQTTPQDINQLRIA
- a CDS encoding S9 family peptidase codes for the protein MIKGLMSIVVVFIIIVIGNTVIVAQSNMKTPVAKKVPKVLKIHGYEITDNYAWLRDRNDKKDPAIIEHLNAENTYTEAYMGPHKGLTDTLYKEMLGRIKQNDLSVPYKLGNFWYFNRVEEGKQYPTYLRSKTRDGANPETLIDQNKMAEGLKYFAISNFEPSDDGNLLAFATDTTGYRQYTLQIKDLRTGQMLPDKIERVTSIEWSPDGKYLLVGQEDAVSKRSDKVWRHSVGTNNNELIFEEKDVYFNVGVSRSRDRQMYFIASFAKTSTEYRYLSANAVADGKFSVLSPRREGHEYSADFNNGEFYIRTNKNAENFKVVHTPLLEPGEKNWKDFIPHDPAVKIEGISFFKDYSVVSELENGLEYLRVMDMRSKRASFRIPTDESVYTMDLGFNPEYNTSVVRYGYSSMITPQSTFEFDLNTRQSVLIKQQEIPSGYDKSQYETVRVWAVARDGVKVPVSIVWKKGTKLDGKAPMLLYAYGSYGASMTPNFSTARLSLVDRGMVYAIAHIRGGSELGEKWRQDGRMFKKINTFNDFVDSAKWLISEKYTSADRLVIQGGSAGGLLMGAVMNQSPKTFKAAIVQVPFVDVMNTMIDETLPLTTEEWVEWGNPRDDKKAWDYMYSYSPYDNVKKQAYPNMLIEISLNDSQVPYWEGAKFAAKVREMKTDKNIVLLKTNMGAGHGGSSGRYDRLKEVAFDYAYALTQVGITK
- a CDS encoding type IV pilus twitching motility protein PilT gives rise to the protein MSTRIDDLLRMAMSFGASDLHLRAGSFPVIRVTGELKPLTGVSRLTQDETLEMAFSMMSNRQKQHFKEAYEVDIGYGVSGLGRFRVNIFQQRNSIGIVARVISDSIRGFAELGMPPILNKIADETRGLVLVTGTTGSGKSTTLAAIVDYINQKRNCHIVTIEDPIEFLHKNKESFVTQREVDVDTRNFAEALRGSLRQDPDVILVGEMRDLETIETALVAAETGHLVLSTLHTLDASETLSRIITAFPPYQQKSIRIQLAGLLKAVVSQRLMKSAKGNSRIPAVEVLMSTPLIRDYILHDDKTQSIRDAIAAGTSQYGMQTFDQSLFYLYQSGLITLDEALRGTTNPDEFRLRLAGINTTSGIAKEEMERTSGVGNVSDLIVRN
- a CDS encoding 30S ribosomal protein S1; its protein translation is MTNEVTTGTEETTAAETSVVDQTAASTTPADITASAEPAAPATDDVQNAGDIDFGAILEQFEQEQTIFHPGELVEGKVVGISDRGILIDFGYKSEGIAPVEDFTGEDGNLTVSVGDSVEVVLRSMHSGDGPPQLSRHDALARKAWDVVERAFNEEATVTGIVLDKTKGGLRVDLGGIEAFLPGSQIDSRPIHSLDQYKGQEIEAKIIKFSRRRNNVVLSRKVLTDEVVGVQKGETLARIDIGYVIEGTIKNLTEYGAFVDIGGIDGLLHVTDMSWGRLHHPGDLFKVGDHIQVKVLKLDREKEKISLGYKQLLPDPWSTVIEVYPVNTKVTGKVSSVTDYGVFVELEAGVEGLVHVSEISWSRRAQSPKRMFNRNDEVEVQVLGVDTVERRISLGMKQFQENPWATVDIRYPIGTKIHGRVRNITDFGAFVELEEGIDGLVHVSDITWAKKIKHPKDVLKKDQEVDAIVTSIDKQGQRLSLSMKDLTPSAWEGFVATHRPGDTVRGKVSRFTNFGIFVELGEGLEGLCHISELSDDRVERAEDVAQLGQEMDFKILRIEQADQKIGLSARAVGKEDEPVVDSRMYSTEAKGGMASLGELANLRFGGEADASTEAKVEETPEEKKAAKVAAKKAKAEEFAAREAEAQVAEELAAASAEDEPAVEEAVAEVSAADETAEETSVAIESTEEESTAEETSVETPSDVSAAVDSEAAVDTAVEETVAEVDAPPAEVEDSDSQKA
- a CDS encoding integration host factor subunit beta, with the translated sequence MTKADLVERVAREADMTKKDAEQLVEIIFDSITGSLNRGEKIELRGFGSFRVRQRNSRKGRNPKTGAAVEIPAKRVAYFKPGKDLKELINKA
- a CDS encoding HIT domain-containing protein — protein: MDVLWSPWRYDYITKGTVPILEGCAFCGILHNSASDDDNFILHRAEFNFVILNIYPYTSGHLMVVPYAHLDGPDIAERCSTNEMMDLVNRSVTAIKSVYRPDGVNLGMNLGKAAGAGVAEHYHMHVLPRWVGDVNFMTAIGQTRTIPEALTSTFEKLRNKFGE